TCCTGCTGGAAGCTTTTCATTAACTTGAATTTCGCGTTGCAACGCAGTTCACTCCTTAGTTCTTTCAATTATTCTTATATACATTAATTACTTTTCGTAATTTTTTCAATATAATTCGTTTCATTTCGTCAACAATCCTGATTTTACTTAACCATGTGTGACAAAATAATGCGACAGTGCCAAACCTGTAATAGTTGACGTGTGGCGTGCTAAGCGTCATAATTGTAGGAAATCACTTTTAAAAGGGAACCTTTGCGCGACATTGATCGGCGGGTTCCATTTTGCATAGAAAGGACACGGAATAGAGCAGAATGGGGATAGAGCAATTACTTAAAAAGGCCGGGGCCTATACCAGAGAAGCAGATCTTATCCGCATCAGGGACGCCTATGATTTTGCCGAGCAGGCCCATTCCGGCCAGACTCGTAAGTCCGGTGAACCTTATATTCTGCATCCGCTTGCGGTTGCTGATATCGTCGTTAATATGCAGATGGATACCATCTCCATTATCGCCGCTCTTTTACATGACGTTGTGGAGGATACGACGGTGTCTTTGGCGCAGATTCGCGAGCATTTTGGCGATACATGTGCGATGCTTGTCGATGGTCTGACGAAGCTGGAGCGTATCCAGTTCCGATCCAAGGAAGAACAGCAGAACGAAAATTATCGAAAAATGTTTATTGCCATGGCGCAGGACATTCGTGTCATCGTCATTAAGTTGGCAGATCGTCTGCACAACATGCGTACCCTGAAATATCAATCGGAAGAAAGCCAGCGTCGAATCGCTTATGAAACGTTGGAAATTTTCTGTCCGGTTGCAAACCGATTGGGTATTTCAGCGATTAAATGGGAAATGGAAGACATTGCTTTGCGCTATCTGAATCCTCAGCAGTATTACCGCATCGCTAATTTGATGCATAAGAAGCGGGCAGAGCGCGAGCAATTTATTGATAATGTCATACAGCGTATCAGAGAGAAGCTGGAAGAGATGGGGATTCAGGCTGATTTGTCTGGACGCCCTAAACATATTTACAGTGTGTTTAAAAAGATGACGACAAAAAACAAGCAATTCAATGAAATATACGATTTGCTGGCGATTCGAATTATTGTGGATAACATTAAAGACTGTTATGCCACATTGGGGATTATCCATACGTTGTGGAAACCGATGCCGGGGCGGTTTAAGGATTATATTGCCATGCCTAAGGCTAATATGTATCAGTCCCTCCATACGACCGTAGTAGGTCCCAACGGAGAGCCTACAGAAGTACAAATTCGCACAGTGGATATGCATCGCACTGCTGAATTCGGGATTGCGGCCCACTGGGCCTATAAAGAAAACAACGGGGCAAATAACACAAACTTTGAGGACAAAATCACCTTTTTCCGAGAAATTCTGGAGCTGCAAAACGAGGCGAAGGATGCTTCGGAATTTGTGGAATCACTCAAAATGGACTTTTTCTCAGACCTTGTGTTTGTCTTTACTCCTAAGGGAGAAGTCATTGAGTTACCGGCTGGATCGGTTCCGCTGGACTTTGCTTTCCGTATCCACACAGAAGTTGGAAATCGAACGATTGGCTCTAAGGTAAATGGAAGAATTGTTCCTTTGGATTATCGTCTGAAAACTGGCGATATCGTGGAAATTATGACGTCCAAGCACTCCTATGGACCTAGTCAGGACTGGCTTAAAATTGCTCAGTCCTCTCACGCGCGCAGTAAAATCAAGCAATGGTTCAAGAAAGAAAAGCGTGAGGAAAATGTAGAAAAAGGCCGCGAAAGTCTGGAACGTGAGCTAAGGAAGCGTGATATTGAGCCATCCGT
This window of the Paenibacillus polymyxa genome carries:
- a CDS encoding RelA/SpoT family protein, yielding MGIEQLLKKAGAYTREADLIRIRDAYDFAEQAHSGQTRKSGEPYILHPLAVADIVVNMQMDTISIIAALLHDVVEDTTVSLAQIREHFGDTCAMLVDGLTKLERIQFRSKEEQQNENYRKMFIAMAQDIRVIVIKLADRLHNMRTLKYQSEESQRRIAYETLEIFCPVANRLGISAIKWEMEDIALRYLNPQQYYRIANLMHKKRAEREQFIDNVIQRIREKLEEMGIQADLSGRPKHIYSVFKKMTTKNKQFNEIYDLLAIRIIVDNIKDCYATLGIIHTLWKPMPGRFKDYIAMPKANMYQSLHTTVVGPNGEPTEVQIRTVDMHRTAEFGIAAHWAYKENNGANNTNFEDKITFFREILELQNEAKDASEFVESLKMDFFSDLVFVFTPKGEVIELPAGSVPLDFAFRIHTEVGNRTIGSKVNGRIVPLDYRLKTGDIVEIMTSKHSYGPSQDWLKIAQSSHARSKIKQWFKKEKREENVEKGRESLERELRKRDIEPSVWMSEDKLQDVAQKFSFNDSEDMLSAIGFGGITAAQVCTRLTEKLRKEQEEARLIELTTEVKEYKPQGDRKKTPTNGVSVRGVDNLLVRFARCCNPVPGDDIIGYVTRGRGVSVHRTDCPNIPSGVGEDQARVIEVEWEEAAEVNYSVDIEITGHDRNGLLNEVLQAISENKTSFSAVTGRTDKNKMAMIHITILIRNTDHLHSVVERIKRVKDVYTVHRIMQ